Proteins co-encoded in one Dasypus novemcinctus isolate mDasNov1 chromosome 6, mDasNov1.1.hap2, whole genome shotgun sequence genomic window:
- the LOC101429154 gene encoding LOW QUALITY PROTEIN: cholesterol 25-hydroxylase-like (The sequence of the model RefSeq protein was modified relative to this genomic sequence to represent the inferred CDS: inserted 1 base in 1 codon) produces the protein MSHWNSSYVQVLCGSGQLFLQPLWEHLRSQDTFLQSTFFPVIFFKGHSNPYFIPPFCAPWDGDVHSIITYVGFCLPFVLLDAVCPWVPALRRYKVHPDLSPSARQLLPCLGQTLYQHALFVLPATLLLWARSPXTLPADVPAVLELTRHVVVCLLLFHAEFFVWHLLRHKVPSLHRTFHKVHHQNVSSFALATQYMSVWELFSLGLFDMVNVVLLGCHPLTVLVFHVINIWLSVEDHSGYDFPWSTHRLVPFGWYGGGAHHDLHPSRFNCNFAPSFTHWDKMLGTLQSAYAK, from the exons ATGAGCCACTGGAACAGCTCCTACGTCCAGGTCCTCTGCGGCTCGGGCCAGCTGTTCCTGCAGCCCCTCTGGGAGCACTTGAGAAGCCAAGACACCTTCCTGCAGTCGACCTTCTTCCCCGTCATTTTTTTTAagg gccactctaatccatattttattcctccattctgtgcaccctgggatggtgatgtccactccatcatCACCTACGTGGGCTTCTGCCTGCCGTTCGTGCTGCTGGACGCCGTGTGCCCCTGGGTGCCCGCGCTGCGGCGCTACAAGGTCCACCCCGACCTCTCGCCGTCGGCGCGGCAGCTGCTGCCTTGCCTGGGGCAGACGCTCTACCAGCACGCGCTGTTCGTGCTGCCCGCAACGCTGCTGCTCTGGGCCCGcagcc ccaccctgcccgccGACGTCCCCGCGGTGCTGGAGCTGACGCGCCACGTCGTGGTCTGCCTGCTGCTCTTCCACGCCGAGTTCTTCGTGTGGCACCTGCTGCGCCACAAGGTGCCTTCGCTGCATCGCACCTTCCACAAGGTGCACCACCAGAACGTGTCCTCTTTCGCGCTGGCCACGCAGTACATGAGCGTGTGGGAGCTGTTTTCCCTGGGCTTGTTCGACATGGTGAACGTGGTGCTGCTCGGGTGCCACCCGCTCACCGTCCTGGTGTTCCACGTGATCAACATCTGGCTGTCCGTGGAGGACCACTCGGGCTACGACTTCCCCTGGTCCACGCACAGACTGGTGCCTTTCGGGTGGTACGGGGGCGGAGCGCACCACGACCTGCATCCCTCCCGCTTTAACTGCAACTTCGCACCTTCCTTCACACACTGGGACAAAATGCTGGGGACGCTGCAGTCTGCTTACGCCAAGTAG